The nucleotide sequence ATGGTTTTTCTTGCTGGTGACCATAAATAGAAAAATTCGCCATACAAGACAAATTATCGATTTTATTGTTAAAAGTACGCCATAGCGAACAAATATGCATAGGTGCAAGAAAAAGTGCTCTATGGAAGACACATAGCCAGGAGGAATCAGATGGAGAGAACCTACCACTCTCGAATGAGAAAGTCCTCCAGATGCATAATTTGAATCCCGTTTTCATTTCCTTCCGCTAAGTCATCAAACGTTACTACCCACTTGGGGTAGTGATCCTTTATTTCCATAAGGTTGCCAATTCCTCTGTTTGATGTCTCCGGAAGATTTCTGCAGACTTGGATATAGAGCCTCTCTTCTGGCTTCTCAGCGACAAAATCAATTTCTTTGGTACCATTCTTTCCAATGTAAACAGTAAAACCTCGCCGCCTGAGCTCTAGATAGACGATATTCTCCATCATGGAAGCAAGAGATGTAGCGTTATATCCCATCAGACAGTACTTGAGAGAAGCGTCTGCAAGGTAAAATTTTTCTTGGGTTTTCAAAACCATTTTTCCCTGTAAGTCATATCGTTTGCACCGATAAATAATGAAAGCCTTTTCCAACCAGTCCAGATAATCATAGATGCTCTCCACACTCAGTTTCCGTCCTTCATTCTTAAGGAACTTAATAATTGCGTGAGCAGAAAATGTTTTTCCTACATTTTCAATCACGTAGAGGACTGTACGATTGAAAAGGTCTTGGTTTTTAATCTGATGACGACGAGCAATATCATTCGTTACAACCGAATTGTAGATCCCTTCCACAATCTGATAGATTGTTTCTTGAGAGAAATCTGATAGTGCGGTAACAGGAAAACCGCCGCCCTTGATGTATGCAACCAGCAATTCTCTCGGGGTGAGTGTGCTCATCGATTTGAAACGAAGATACTCTCGGAAAGACAAGGTATATACAGGGATTTCAATATACCTCCCAGAGAGATAGGAAGAAATTTCCGAAGACATCAACTTGGAATTTGATCCAGTTAT is from uncultured Sphaerochaeta sp. and encodes:
- a CDS encoding ATP-binding protein, with translation MKDTIVPRPTYLSTLESYIDVPVVKILAGIRRSGKSTIFSMFSKLLIQKNVPHDSIVYRRYTQMEIDEGFTAVHMYEDLIQQIRTDTTCYLLLDEVQEIEGWEKAVNDIFEKYPVDIYITGSNSKLMSSEISSYLSGRYIEIPVYTLSFREYLRFKSMSTLTPRELLVAYIKGGGFPVTALSDFSQETIYQIVEGIYNSVVTNDIARRHQIKNQDLFNRTVLYVIENVGKTFSAHAIIKFLKNEGRKLSVESIYDYLDWLEKAFIIYRCKRYDLQGKMVLKTQEKFYLADASLKYCLMGYNATSLASMMENIVYLELRRRGFTVYIGKNGTKEIDFVAEKPEERLYIQVCRNLPETSNRGIGNLMEIKDHYPKWVVTFDDLAEGNENGIQIMHLEDFLIREW